The following proteins are encoded in a genomic region of Aquella oligotrophica:
- a CDS encoding glycoside hydrolase family 5 protein, with protein sequence MTHKYKKICLLLGISSLSLTACQSGSSAGGASGSSTSSDAQQVVKSFADVAQYSTPSASCIIVAGQQFSASSDNIGGFVTLKNGCEANQTLDQTKVYMSSSKSDLNPSLFNLWDLEQSSTLIVPMPGWEEHWVSASMAAAQIANASSGYKDLELTLSTANKAAYLLPGGTTRLNFGYSPNGVNPGTVTFSTTSTATPETPGTIVLTLNTKPLSTICVAPTSCSIPVHLLGQNGNFDQVIDVIDNSKANNTIKYTIKDMKSSDYRFAVNSKDLPQNESYTVGFTASALFNLTSGATINESAAFTKVKVSTGNVTYQIIKPSTFISQYTTTQVDLKNSITSYSSTHNYTSDQFTKVEKGTYTLSTPYGLADAKLGTYANPIKKGSIKVTAANTTDIGSVSYVAKASNANVKVNVSGLANGETLGVKLTDNLAGVSYLYNDITLNEGVNTLKLLQNDNIVLNVNTPTGYKAVAPISYSVVKNGEISINLEKIESEPVIIPPGGVAFNNNSSFYLHLQNNAPNAGCPTTVKPGEHTYAMINKGSGWANSCYYLVCSSKDYQDGPGCLEKTPEGTMNQGGYIAWINLNPETHACALPGYDSGTNTFACSMDASGNFKVDFKSKVQTYSAGQNVNKPVTLPTIPTSYKTAPGLQYRGINISGYEYNGTIGDAMFQRPDLPEFKSFAEKGMNTLRLPIRWEYLIADNKPGYNNLISSTTLDPAKSHINEMYLAGLRDTISKYLNANVNVIIDMHTYLRYCKAGNNEDLSIGQTNEPTEPVGKTTCNIVTAKEFADTWKTLAIALQDIASQHGTDKSGKAQLMFSLANEPFSQKDQYLTTQEVFDIEVAGAKEIQVLGLKNRIIFSGNFWDPLHGWPTFVPTDDAVKPNDQANGVVFTKANLEKAGINVKDIAIEVHQYFDSNYSGKYEQCNVYSNYENFVQALDLSTMGKWMNDNEMQVMLSEFGAADNPTCQTDLEYMFRYLEEHALGQPGQEKGGFTGWQLWRANRHNNGGYGAFSYLDKEDYTVYGGNGSKPAIPDGTGILRGPANGLMDSLYFHHLTH encoded by the coding sequence ATGACGCATAAATATAAGAAAATATGTTTATTATTAGGGATAAGCTCTTTATCTCTAACTGCGTGTCAGAGTGGCTCATCAGCAGGAGGTGCTTCTGGTAGTTCTACATCATCTGATGCGCAACAGGTAGTAAAAAGTTTTGCCGATGTAGCGCAGTATAGTACACCATCAGCATCATGCATCATAGTTGCTGGGCAACAGTTTAGTGCAAGTTCAGACAATATTGGTGGATTTGTAACTCTTAAAAATGGATGTGAGGCAAATCAGACTCTTGATCAGACTAAGGTTTATATGTCAAGTAGTAAATCTGATTTAAACCCTAGTCTATTTAATCTCTGGGACTTAGAGCAGAGCAGTACTTTAATTGTTCCAATGCCTGGTTGGGAGGAACATTGGGTTTCTGCAAGTATGGCAGCTGCTCAGATAGCAAATGCCAGTAGTGGGTATAAAGATCTGGAACTAACCCTTAGTACTGCAAACAAGGCTGCTTATTTACTGCCGGGCGGAACTACCCGACTTAACTTTGGTTATAGCCCAAATGGCGTTAATCCCGGTACTGTTACATTTAGTACCACCAGTACGGCGACTCCAGAAACGCCCGGGACGATTGTCTTGACCTTAAATACTAAGCCATTATCTACTATTTGTGTCGCTCCAACATCATGTAGCATTCCGGTTCATTTACTTGGTCAAAATGGTAACTTTGATCAGGTCATCGACGTGATTGATAATAGTAAAGCTAATAACACTATAAAATATACGATTAAGGATATGAAATCTAGTGATTATCGCTTTGCAGTTAATAGTAAAGATTTACCGCAGAATGAAAGTTATACAGTAGGCTTTACAGCTAGTGCTCTATTTAATCTGACATCTGGAGCTACAATTAATGAAAGCGCTGCTTTTACCAAAGTTAAAGTTAGTACCGGCAATGTGACTTATCAAATTATTAAGCCCTCAACATTTATCAGTCAGTATACTACAACTCAAGTAGATTTGAAGAATAGCATAACATCTTACTCATCTACTCATAACTATACTTCAGATCAATTTACTAAAGTTGAAAAAGGCACATATACCTTGAGTACTCCTTACGGTCTTGCTGATGCTAAATTAGGTACTTATGCTAATCCAATAAAAAAAGGCTCAATTAAAGTTACCGCAGCAAATACTACTGACATTGGTTCTGTATCATATGTTGCTAAAGCTTCAAATGCAAATGTCAAGGTTAATGTATCCGGGTTAGCTAATGGTGAGACTTTAGGTGTTAAACTTACAGATAATCTTGCGGGTGTGAGTTATTTATATAATGACATAACTTTAAATGAGGGGGTCAATACCCTTAAATTACTTCAGAATGATAACATTGTATTGAATGTTAATACTCCAACTGGATATAAAGCTGTTGCTCCTATTTCTTATAGTGTAGTTAAGAATGGCGAAATTTCCATTAACCTTGAGAAGATTGAAAGTGAACCTGTAATTATTCCACCGGGTGGTGTGGCATTTAATAATAATAGTAGTTTCTACTTGCATCTGCAAAATAACGCGCCAAATGCAGGCTGCCCAACAACTGTTAAGCCAGGTGAGCATACTTATGCTATGATTAACAAAGGAAGTGGCTGGGCTAATTCTTGTTACTATTTGGTATGTTCTTCTAAAGATTATCAAGATGGACCTGGGTGTCTAGAGAAAACGCCAGAAGGTACAATGAATCAGGGAGGGTACATTGCTTGGATTAATCTTAATCCAGAAACTCATGCTTGTGCATTACCTGGATATGATTCAGGAACTAATACCTTTGCTTGTTCTATGGATGCTAGCGGGAACTTTAAAGTGGATTTTAAATCAAAAGTTCAAACTTATTCTGCAGGACAAAATGTTAATAAGCCAGTTACTTTACCTACTATTCCTACAAGTTATAAAACTGCTCCAGGTTTGCAATATCGTGGTATTAATATCTCTGGTTACGAATATAACGGTACAATTGGTGATGCAATGTTCCAGCGTCCAGATCTACCTGAATTCAAATCTTTTGCTGAAAAAGGTATGAATACGCTTCGGCTGCCAATTCGTTGGGAATACTTAATAGCTGATAATAAGCCCGGATATAATAATCTGATCAGTAGTACAACTCTAGATCCAGCCAAATCTCATATTAATGAAATGTATCTAGCCGGATTAAGAGATACAATAAGCAAGTATTTGAATGCAAATGTGAACGTAATCATTGATATGCACACTTACTTACGTTATTGTAAGGCTGGAAATAATGAAGATCTTAGTATTGGGCAAACAAATGAGCCAACAGAACCAGTAGGTAAGACTACTTGTAATATTGTAACTGCAAAAGAATTTGCAGATACATGGAAAACACTGGCTATAGCATTGCAGGATATTGCTTCACAGCATGGTACTGATAAATCAGGTAAAGCTCAATTAATGTTTAGTCTAGCTAATGAACCGTTCTCTCAAAAAGATCAATATTTAACTACACAAGAAGTATTTGATATTGAGGTCGCTGGTGCTAAAGAAATTCAAGTACTTGGTTTGAAAAATCGGATTATCTTTAGTGGTAACTTCTGGGATCCATTACATGGTTGGCCTACTTTTGTACCAACAGATGATGCTGTTAAACCTAATGATCAAGCAAATGGTGTAGTATTTACTAAAGCTAATCTTGAAAAAGCTGGTATTAATGTAAAAGATATTGCCATAGAAGTTCATCAATATTTTGATAGTAATTATAGTGGTAAATATGAACAGTGTAATGTTTATAGCAACTATGAAAATTTTGTTCAGGCATTGGATTTATCTACTATGGGTAAATGGATGAATGACAATGAGATGCAGGTTATGCTATCTGAATTTGGTGCAGCTGATAACCCAACTTGTCAAACTGACTTAGAGTATATGTTCCGTTACCTTGAAGAACATGCTTTGGGGCAGCCAGGTCAAGAAAAAGGTGGCTTTACTGGATGGCAGTTATGGCGTGCTAACCGCCACAATAATGGTGGTTATGGAGCATTTAGTTATCTAGATAAAGAAGATTATACTGTTTATGGTGGAAATGGCAGTAAGCCTGCTATACCAGATGGTACAGGTATTCTTCGTGGACCTGCAAATGGTCTAATGGATAGCTTATATTTCCATCACTTAACTCACTAG
- a CDS encoding glycosyltransferase family 2 protein, protein MTQKNNTLLSVVMPIYKTDETYLREAIESVLAQTYPDFEFLVINDSPEDEARLKSIVDSYNDKRINWITNSSNLEIAASSNIGIDHAQGLFIAMMDHDDICMPMRFETQIRFLINNPSIGFVGGQAEGFYPDKSSVRLDYQISSSVKELKQSFFDGVPFLNPSVMFRKSALGNLRYDPNYKVCADYDLFARLIFGQNILANNLPEVILHYRFHNASTSLNQYLLAEEETNKVQTWISELTFSS, encoded by the coding sequence ATGACACAAAAGAATAATACGCTACTTAGCGTAGTAATGCCAATTTATAAGACAGATGAGACTTATTTACGCGAAGCAATTGAGAGTGTCCTTGCTCAAACATATCCGGATTTTGAATTTCTAGTTATCAATGATAGCCCAGAAGATGAAGCAAGATTAAAATCAATTGTCGATAGTTACAATGATAAACGAATTAACTGGATAACTAACTCAAGTAATTTGGAAATCGCCGCTAGCTCAAATATTGGAATTGATCATGCACAGGGTTTATTTATCGCCATGATGGATCACGATGATATTTGTATGCCGATGAGATTTGAAACCCAAATTAGATTTCTAATAAATAATCCAAGTATTGGTTTTGTTGGCGGACAAGCGGAAGGATTTTACCCGGATAAATCTAGCGTTCGTCTGGATTACCAGATTTCCTCATCAGTCAAAGAATTAAAGCAAAGCTTTTTTGATGGCGTGCCATTTTTAAACCCAAGCGTCATGTTCCGTAAATCAGCATTGGGTAATTTGAGATATGATCCAAATTATAAAGTATGTGCTGATTATGATCTATTTGCAAGACTTATTTTTGGACAAAATATCTTAGCAAATAATCTACCAGAAGTAATATTACACTATCGCTTTCATAATGCGAGTACCTCATTAAATCAATACCTACTTGCAGAAGAAGAGACTAATAAAGTTCAAACATGGATTTCAGAGCTTACTTTTTCTTCATAA